A genome region from Glycine max cultivar Williams 82 chromosome 5, Glycine_max_v4.0, whole genome shotgun sequence includes the following:
- the LOC100788842 gene encoding F-box protein PP2-A12, which yields MRVHSVKSKSDTAVWRKQRKAQNQVPLLTYKLTTFSFRHIKSTIISHFHFNVTLMGLRFSSSEAAASESASPSSSLGELPESCVAQIMTYMDPPQICKLATLNRAFRGASSADFVWESKLPPNYDILLRRIFADFPSHLGKRGIYARLCRLNSLDDGTKKVWLDRGMGKLCLCVSAKGLSITGIDDRRYWNHIPTDESRFSSVAYLQQIWWFQVDGEVEFPFPAGKYSVFFRIHLGRAGKRFGRRVCNTEHVHGWDKKPVRFQLWTSDGQYVASQCFLNGPGKWIFYHAGDFVVEDGNASTKVKFSMTQIDCTHTKGGLCLDSVLVYPSEFRKVKAFLNYS from the exons ATGCGCGTGCATTCCGTCAAGTCCAAGTCAGATACCGCTGTCTGGCGGAAACAGAGAAAGGCACAAAACCAAGTCCCTCTTCTTACCTACAAACTCACAACCTTTTCCTTCCGCCATATAAAATCTACTAttatttctcattttcatttcaacGTAACGTTGATGGGTCTTCGCTTTTCGTCTTCCGAGGCGGCGGCGTCGGAATCGGCATCGCCATCGTCCAGTTTGGGCGAATTGCCCGAGAGCTGCGTCGCCCAGATCATGACCTACATGGATCCGCCCCAGATTTGCAAGCTCGCAACCCTCAATCGCGCTTTTCGCGGCGCTTCCTCCGCCGATTTCGTCTGGGAGTCGAAGCTGCCGCCCAATTACGACATCCTTCTCCGCCGCATCTTCGCCGATTTCCCCTCCCATTTGGGAAAGAGGGGGATTTACGCCAGGCTTTGCAGGCTCAATTCTCTCGATGACGGCACCAag AAAGTTTGGCTGGATCGTGGCATGGGTAAACTGTGTTTGTGCGTTTCGGCCAAGGGACTCTCCATAACCGGGATTGATGATAGAAGATACTGGAACCATATCCCCACTGACGAATCTAG ATTCAGCAGTGTTGCATACCTCCAGCAAATCTGGTGGTTTCAAGTGGATGGGGAAGTTGAGTTCccatttccagctgggaaatacAGCGTATTCTTCAGAATACATCTGGGGCGAGccggcaagaggtttggacGACGAGTTTGCAACACGGAGCATGTTCATGGGTGGGACAAAAAGCCTGTTCGTTTCCAGCTATGGACTTCAGATGGACAGTATGTTGCGTCCCAGTGTTTTCTGAACGGACCAGGTAAATGGATCTTTTACCATGCAGGCGATTTTGTTGTCGAGGATGGCAATGCATCAACAAAAGTTAAATTCTCTATGACTCAGATTGATTGCACACATACTAAAGGTGGTCTCTGTTTAGATTCTGTGCTCGTATATCCAAGTGAATTCAGAAAGGTTAAAGCATTTTTAAACTACTCTTAA